A window from Lagopus muta isolate bLagMut1 chromosome 5, bLagMut1 primary, whole genome shotgun sequence encodes these proteins:
- the LOC125693414 gene encoding cytochrome P450 2H1-like isoform X2 yields the protein MEFLGWPTILLLACISCLLIAAWRRTSQRGKEPPGPTPIPIIGNVFQLNPWNLMESFKELSKKYGPIFTIHLGPKKVVVLYGYDVVKEALIDNGDAFSGRGILPMIEKLFKGLGIVTSNGETWRQLRRFALTTLRDFGMGKKGIEERIQEEARFLVERIRNTHEKPFNPGKFLIHAVSNIICSIVFGDRFDYEDKKFLNLIEMLEENNKYQNKIQTQLYNFFPTILDSLPGPHQKLIKNFDNIDDFITEIVRAHQESFDPSCPRDFIDAFINKMQQEKGNSIFTVESLTRTTLDLFLAGTGTTSTTLRYGLLILQKYPEIEEKIHKEIDRVVGRDRSPCMADRSQMPYTDAVIHEIQRFIDFLPLNVPRAVTKDTKLRDYFIPKGTVIFPLLSPILHDSKEFPNPEKFDPEHFLNANGTFRKSDYFLPFSTGKRICAGEGLARMEIFLFLTSILQNFTLKSVADRKDVDISPIVTSLANRPRPYEISFIPR from the exons ATGGAGTTCTTGGGATGGCCAACAATCCTCTTGCTGGCCTGCATCTCATGCCTTCTCATTGCTGCATGGAGAAGAACATCACAAAGAGGGAAGGAGCCTCCTGGTCCCACACCAATCCCCAtaattggaaatgtttttcagctgaacCCATGGAACTTGATGGAAAGCTTCAAGGAG CTCAGCAAAAAGTACGGCCCCATCTTCACAATACATCTAGGCCCCAAAAAGGTTGTGGTGCTCTATGGCTATGATGTCGTGAAAGAAGCCCTAATTGATAATGGAGACGCCTTCAGTGGGAGAGGAATACTGCCTATGATTGAAAAACTCTTCAAGGGCCTAG GCATTGTGACCAGCAATGGGGAGACCTGGAGACAACTGCGAAGATTCGCCCTCACCACCCTGCGTGATTTTGGAATGGGCAAGAAGGGCATTGAGGAGCGAATCCAGGAGGAAGCTCGTTTTCTGGTGGAGAGGATCAGGAACACACATG aGAAACCTTTCAACCCTGGTAAATTCTTAATCCATGCTGTTTCCAACATCATCTGCTCCATTGTATTTGGGGATCGGTTTGACTATGAGGACAAGAAGTTTCTCAATTTAATTGAGAtgctggaagaaaacaacaagtaccagaacaaaatacaaacacag CTCTACAACTTCTTCCCAACCATCTTAGATTCTTTACCTGGGCCTCAtcaaaaactaataaaaaacTTTGATAACATTGATGACTTCATTACTGAAATCGTAAGAGCACACCAGGAATCTTTTGATCCCAGCTGCCCTCGAGATTTTATTGATGCTTTTatcaacaaaatgcaacag GAGAAAGGCAACTCTATTTTCACTGTTGAGTCCTTGACCAGAACCACACTTGACTTGTTCCTTGCGGGAACTGGGACAACCAGCACCACACTGAGATACGGACTCCTGATTCTCCAGAAATACCCAGAGATTGAGG AGAAAATTCACAAGGAGATTGACCGTGTGGTGGGCCGAGACCGAAGCCCCTGCATGGCAGACAGGAGCCAGATGCCATACACAGATGCTGTGATCCATGAAATCCAGAGATTCATTGATTTCCTTCCCCTCAACGTTCCACGTGCTGTGACCAAGGACACCAAGCTCAGAGACTATTTCATACCCAAG GGCACCGTGATATTCCCTTTGCTGTCTCCCATCCTGCACGACTCCAAGGAATTTCCTAATCCAGAAAAATTTGACCCGGAACATTTCCTGAATGCAAATGGTACCTTCAGAAAGAGTGACTACTTCTTGCCATTTTCCACAG GAAAACGCATCTGTGCAGGAGAAGGTCTGGCCCGGATGGagatattcttatttttaacatcCATCCTGCAGAACTTTACTCTGAAGTCCGTTGCAGATCGCAAGGATGTTGACATTTCCCCCATAGTCACCTCTCTGGCAAATAGGCCCCGACCTTATGAGATCTCATTTATTCCACGTTAG